The proteins below are encoded in one region of Coffea arabica cultivar ET-39 chromosome 4c, Coffea Arabica ET-39 HiFi, whole genome shotgun sequence:
- the LOC140005204 gene encoding enolase 1, chloroplastic-like, producing the protein MALAPTPLSKPFFSTKPTSQTPLFTLPATRKVHTRPNSVVRSSIATAPAAATVSKASAKVKSVKARQIIDSRGNPTVEVDLVTDGADGQLYRSAVPSGASTGIYEALELRDGDKSVYGGKGVLNAVKNINDILGPQLVGVDVRNQADVDAIMLEIDGTTNKSKLGANAILGVSLSVCRAGAGAKGIALYKHIQELSGTKELVMPVPAFNVINGGSHAGNNLAMQEFMILPVGATSFAEALRMGSEVYHTLKGIIKAKYGQDACNVGDEGGFAPNVQDNREGLVLLMDAIEKAGYTGKIKIGMDVAASEFLTKDGKYDLNFKKQPNDGAHVLTDQSLCELYKEFVKDFPIVSIEDPFDQDDWKSWASLQSSVDIQLVGDDLLVTNPKRIAEAIQKKACNALLLKVNQIGSVTESIQAALDAKTAGWGVMVSHRSGETEDNFIADLSVGLASRQIKTGAPCRSERLAKYNQLLRIEEELGNVRYAGEAFRSP; encoded by the exons ATGGCCTTGGCTCCGACTCCGCTCTCAAAACCATTCTTTTCCACCAAACCCACCTCCCAAACGCCCCTTTTTACGCTCCCCGCCACCCGGAAAGTTCACACCCGACCCAACAGTGTTGTTCGGAGCTCCATAGCCACTGCTCCAGCGGCAGCCACCGTATCAAAAGCCTCTGCGAAGGTAAAATCAGTGAAGGCTAGGCAGATCATAGACAGCAGAGGCAATCCGACGGTGGAGGTTGATCTTGTAACCGACGGCGCTGATGGTCAGCTGTACAGATCGGCTGTCCCAAGTGGGGCCTCTACTGGGATCTATGAAGCCTTGGAGCTTAGAGACGGTGACAAAAGTGTCTATGGGGGTAAAGGGGTCCTTAATGCTGTCAAAAACATTAATGATATATTGGGTCCCCAGCTCGTTGGTGTTGATGTCag GAATCAGGCTGATGTTGATGCAATAATGCTGGAAATTGATGGAACGACAAACAAATCAAAACTTGGGGCTAATGCAATCCTGGGAGTGTCTCTTAGTGTGTGTAGAGCTGGTGCAGGTGCGAAGGGAATTGCATTGTATAAGCACATTCAGGAATTGTCGGGGACAAAAGAGCTTGTAATGCCAGTCCCAGCATTTAATGTGATTAATGGAGGTAGTCATGCTGGTAACAATTTGGCCATGCAGGAATTTATGATACTACCTGTTGGAGCTACTTCATTTGCTGAGGCTCTTCGTATGGGTAGTGAAG TTTATCACACTCTGAAGGGAATCATAAAAGCAAAATATGGACAAGATGCGTGCAACGTTGGAGATGAGGGGGGATTTGCTCCCAATGTGCAGGACAATAGGGAGGGACTGGTACTGCTCATGGATGCAATTGAAAAGGCTGGTTACACAGGGAAG ATTAAGATTGGGATGGATGTGGCTGCTTCAGAATTCCTTACAAAAGATGGGAAATATGATCTCAATTTTAAGAAACAACCAAATGATGGTGCTCATGTGCTCACAGACCAGAGCCTCTGTGAACTCTACAAGGAGTTTGTAAAAGATTTCCCTATTGTATCCATTGAAGACCCTTTTGATCAGGATGACTGGAAATCATGGGCTTCTTTGCAGTCCTCAGTTGACATACAACTAGTTGGTGATGACTTGTTGGTCACTAATCCCAAAAGAATAGCTGAAGCAATTCAGAAGAAGGCCTGTAATGCTTTGCTACTAAAG GTTAACCAAATTGGTTCAGTAACCGAATCAATCCAAGCAGCCCTCGACGCAAAAACTGCTGGGTGGGGTGTTATGGTTAGTCATCGTAGTGGTGAAACCGAAGATAACTTTATTGCAGATTTATCTGTGGGTCTGGCCAGCCGACAG ATCAAGACAGGAGCACCCTGCCGAAGTGAACGGTTGGCCAAGTATAATCAg CTTCTTCGCATTGAAGAGGAGCTTGGAAATGTTCGCTATGCTGGTGAAGCTTTCAGATCACCTTGA
- the LOC113739730 gene encoding plant cysteine oxidase 3, which translates to MCLHRRLFNMTKKTSSSSSSSSSSIQALYDLCKRTFTSSGNLPPSSKATQNLCSLLDTIGPADVGLRDENQEDDRGHGLLGLNLFNRVDRWAQPITYVDIHEGDSFTMCVFCFPTSSVIPLHDHPGMTVFSKVLYGSLHVKAYDWVEPALVQKGKQAGHPTVRLAKLAVDKVLTAPCSTSVLYPKSGGNLHCFTAVTPCAVLDILAPPYLEAAGRKCTYYHDYPYSTFSADGDEVQNGKEEDYAWLAEINTPDDLYMRSGTYTGPAIQTE; encoded by the exons ATGTGCCTGCATCGAAGGCTCTTCAATATGACGAAGAAGacctcttcctcttcttcttcctcctcctcctcaatTCAAGCCTTGTATGACCTCTGTAAAAGGACTTTTACGTCCTCAGGAAACCTCCCACCTTCTTCTAAAGCAACACAAAATCTCTGCTCTTTACTAG ATACAATTGGTCCAGCGGATGTTGGTCTCAGAGACGAAAACCAAGAGGATGATCGAGGTCATGGTCTTCTTGGACTTAATTTATTTAATAGGGTAGATCGTTGGGCTCAACCAATAACTTATGTGGATATACATGAGGGAGATAGTTTTACG ATGTGTGTATTCTGTTTCCCCACTTCCTCAGTTATTCCACTTCATGACCACCCTGGGATGACTGTCTTCAGCAAAGTACTCTATGGTTCCCTGCATGTTAAGGCATATGACTGGGTGGAGCCTGCCCTGGTCCAGAAAGGCAAGCAAGCAGGTCATCCAACAG TGAGATTGGCTAAGTTGGCAGTTGATAAAGTTCTGACAGCACCTTGTAGTACATCTGTCTTATACCCAAAGAGTGGAGGCAATCTGCATTGTTTTACTGCAGTCACTCCTTGTGCAGTGCTCGACATTCTTGCACCTCCTTACTTGGAAGCAGCTGGCAGAAAATGTACTTACTACCATGATTATCCTTATTCCACCTTCT CCGCAGATGGAGATGAGGTACAGAATGGAAAAGAAGAGGATTACGCATGGCTTGCCGAAATTAATACACCAGATGATCTGTACATGCGCTCGGGAACATACACTGGTCCAGCTATTCAAACAGAGTAG
- the LOC140005205 gene encoding protein MIS12 homolog, translating to MEGSESEAIFESLNLNPQLFINEVLNCVDDLVDEAFTFFNQQASAVLKTDGTDRSDDLTKGVASIRNIIQSSLDKRLSMWEKYCIRHCFVVPEGFSLPKANGSSNDTSMDLDTVDDSELDKQLDSLRDKLILVGKESAQLNSEIQSLERQSDLINSSAASIHEALQLYEKHSMDDMLKELIKYSSEFHAKVDKLRSSRFEDIEHGRAERIHMLNGDISKVNRRFGLFNAKIEELQELLDDMNTG from the exons ATGGAAGGCAGCGAAAGCGAAGCAATTTTCGAATCACTGAATCTGAATCCGCAGCTGTTCATCAACGAAGTCCTCAATTGCGTCGACGATTTAGTGGACGAAGCCTTCACTTTCTTCAACCA GCAAGCATCAGCGGTTTTGAAAACCGACGGTACGGATCGATCGGATGATTTGACTAAG GGTGTGGCCAGTATAAGGAACATAATTCAGTCCAGTTTGGATAAAAGGTTGAGTATGTGGGAGAAGTACTGTATACGCCATTGTTTTGTTGTTCCAGAAGGATTTTCCTTGCCCAAAGCT AATGGCTCATCTAATGACACTTCAATGGACCTCGACACTGTTGATGATTCAGAATTGGACAAGCAGTTAGATTCTCTGAGAGACAAGCTCATTTTG GTTGGTAAAGAGTCTGCTCAGCTTAACAGTGAGATCCAATCATTAGAGAGGCAATCAGACTTAATCAATAGCTCTGCTGCTTCTATCCATGAAGCATTACAGCTATATGAGAAACACTCTATGGATGATATGTTGAAAG AGTTGATTAAATATTCTTCAGAATTCCATGCAAAGGTGGACAAGCTGAGAAGCAGTAGATTTGAGGACATTGAACATGGTAGAGCAGAGAGGATTCACATGCTGAATGGAGACATCTCCAAAGTTAATCGTCGCTTTG GGCTTTTCAATGCTAAAATTGAAGAACTGCAAGAACTTTTGGACGACATGAACACTGGGTGA